CTCCGGTTCCTGCAGGGACGCAATCCCGACTGGGTCCTGCGGCCGTTTTTTGCCAGGTACGACGAAGAAGCCATCTGGCTGGACGACCTCGAGCCGGCCTTCGGCGAAGAGACGTTCTTTTTCGAGAAGGAACTGGCGCAGTTGTGCGAGGAGGACCAGCCCTCCGGCCAGTGGGACGAAATGGAATCGCTGGTGCTGGAAGGCGTGGGGTGGAATTGATGCGTTGTGCAGGTTAAGGTCCGGTACCACTAAACAGTTCTGCAATCGTGGTACCTTGGGATTCCCGCGGATCCTGGCTACCCACCAGGTAAGCCAGGATCGGTTCTAGTTCCTGAGGTCTGTTCTTCTCCAACTACCGCCGCGGTCAACTTTTCCCCGGCCCACTGGTTTATACTCACGCCGTCGACTTCGGCCGCCTCGGCTACCGCTGCGTGGATTTCAGGATCAATACGCAACAGAAGTCTCCCGGAATAAGGTTTGTTCGGAGTCTCTCCCCGTTCGTCACAGCTTTCCAGGTAGAACTCAACCGCCTCTTCAAAAGCCTCGCGAACTTCTCCTACGCTTTCTCCGTGAAACGTGATGATGTCGCGAATACCAGCCACACGTCCGACGAAACATCCGTCCTCGTCGCTGTATTCGATGCGCGCTGGATATCCTCTGTAACGCATCGGTTTCATGGCCGACACCCGTCTTCGGGAGAGGTCTTCCGTTGGCGACTATTCATGCTAAATGATATCACATTATAATATCACCAGCAAGTTTTTTTTATTCGTCACCGCAAGCGCCAGGTCTAATCCCCCAACCCCGCATGCCGGCAGACGATTTCCACGGCCTTGACCAGGGTCTTCGCGCCGCGCACCGCGTATTCCTCGATCAGGTTGCCCTCCTGGTCTAACGTACCCAGGCCGGGCCCGAGGAACATCTTCCCACTGTAGATCGTGGCGGGTTCGACGCCCATGTGCTCCTGGGCGAGCACGATGGGGTTGGTATTGGCCCACAGGTCTTCGAGGTTGAAGATCGGGATGCCGAAGGCGCCGTCCTTCCACGTGCGTTCGTAGTTGAGCTCGGTGCCGCCCAACTGGTAGGTCTTCGTGAAGATCAGGTCGTCGCGGAAGCGCGCGGGCTCCATCTCCGCGAATTCCTCCACGATGATTTCGTGGAACCGGTCTATGGGGTCCGTGACCAGTCGGGGCCGGTCGCGCAGGACCTTCAGGTAGGCGGTCAGGCCCACCAGGGTGTCCCGGCCCGGATCGCTGAAGGTGTAGACCGCCTTTCCGTGGGAGGACAGTTCGCCGTAGCGCTGACCGCCAAGGCCCATGCCCTTTCGAATCGGGTTGATGGTCTCCTCTTTTCCGATGAGCAGTCCCGATGCGGGCGCGCGGCCCGGCTTGTCCATGCTGTAAGTGATGATGTCGCAGCCGATGTCCCGCGGGTCCATGCCCACGATGGGAATCGAGCCCCCTGTGTCGACGATGTATGGGACGTCGTAATCCCGGGCCACGTCGGCCAGTTCCTTAAGGAGGATGGGCGCGCCATTCTCGTCCTGCGCACCGAGCCCGTAGCTGGGGGTGTCGTATCCCACCGTGGCGATGCCCGTGAGCAGCGAAGCGTTTCGCTTGGCGGCTTTCTTCACGTTTTCGATGGTGCCGTCCACGTCGACGGAGGTGAGCAGCGACGTGGGATTGTACCGGATCCCGTGGGGATCGTACTTCGCACCGGCCATGCGGACGTAGAGCGTCTCGAGGTTCGCGAGGCTCTTGTTCTCGATGCCCAGTTCGCCGCCGGCGATGGTCCGGTCCACGAGGAGGTTCTTGTACCGCGGCGGGAAGGCCCGTCCGTATCCGCCGATCCATTCGTAGTCTTCCCCGTAGGGCATGATCAGGCGGCCGCGGTAGATGTCGCCGTGGCGCATGGAGGGCGGCGCGCACAGGGTCTCGAGCGTGAGGCGCAGCAGCGCTTCGCAGGTATTGGCGGCTACTGCGTCGTACTCGTCGCCGTAGACGTCCTTGACGACTTCACGGAGTTCGTCTTCGATCACCCGGACCGGGAAGGTCTTGCCGCCCCGGTTGGCTTCCACGATCGCGTCGAGTACGTAGTCGGGCAGGTTGCCCGGCCTGGCCGAGCTGCCAGCGTACAGGCCGATGTCCTGCTTCAGCTTCAGCGTGCCGATTTCCTCACCGTATCGTCGTGCCTCCTCGACGATACCGGGAAAGCTGTCGTAGATCGACTGGTACCACTGGTACTTGTACATGGTTGGTCTTTTTCGGATCGAAGGTCCACCCGGACCGACCCGGTGTCGGACGTGCCGGAAAACGCTTCTGATGTCGGCACCCGCGCCGGATCGGCGGCGGAATCAGGGCATGCCGGAGATCACTTCAAGCGCTCGTTCCACGTCGGCCATCCGGTTGTACAGGTGGGGCGAGAAGCGGATCACGGGACCGCGCAGGGCGACCATGACGTTGGCTTGCTTCAGGTACCGCTCCACGTCCGAGACATCGCGGCCCGGAAAGCGGGTGGTGACGATGGCCGAACGCTCGTCGGCGTCCCGGGGGGAGGTGACCTCGGCGCCGATCGCGGCCAGGCCGTCGATGAGGTGGTCGGCCAGCACCTGGTTGTGGGCGAAGATCCGGTCGATACCGGTGTCCACGAGAAACTCTATCGATTTAGCGAACCCGCCGGCCAGCCCGTAAGCCATGGTGCTGAACTCGAAACGGGACGCGTCCTCCGGGTAGTCCGGCGGATCGGTGCGGATATCCCAGATGTCCTTCTGA
The DNA window shown above is from Gemmatimonadota bacterium and carries:
- a CDS encoding type II toxin-antitoxin system HicB family antitoxin produces the protein MKPMRYRGYPARIEYSDEDGCFVGRVAGIRDIITFHGESVGEVREAFEEAVEFYLESCDERGETPNKPYSGRLLLRIDPEIHAAVAEAAEVDGVSINQWAGEKLTAAVVGEEQTSGTRTDPGLPGG